A window of Phragmites australis chromosome 15, lpPhrAust1.1, whole genome shotgun sequence genomic DNA:
ATTAAATCAACATTGGCTATAAATTTTAGCTACTTTGAgaatctaaatggctagaatcACGAGTATCTCTAAATCACATCTAGACTCTAATTAAgctttaaatctaaatctaaattttAAAAAGATGCTATTTAAGGATGAGATACCATTACCTTATATAGCTTCTCTaataaattcaaaaacaaaatctcCCCTCTATTTTCAAATCTCGCGGCCGTCTTTGAGCTGCTGCTCTGTTCAGACACAACGAGCTTTGTCTGAATAAGTTCTCCATAGATAGATACTATTTTCCATAGATAGATATTATTTATAGAGATATTATCACATACgattcatataaaaaattattcataaaaattaatttttatatgtGGACCCAAACTCTGACGGTCCGTCCCGTCGACGCTGATCTCTCTGAGGGAATCCAGCTCCAGCCCAGGTGAAGCTTTTCATCGTCTGCGCGAACGCGAGCCCACTGGTACTGCCCCCGCGGTGGTAGCACAGCCCCGTCGCCCTCCTGGGAGACAGACAGAGAGAGGACATGTGTGCCTCGTTATTGATCATGAGATACTCAGATACGTTACTATGCTTGGGAATCACGATGACCGTTCATTTGTTCAAATCCAATGATCATATATTGCAACTTGATCAAATCTTGATTCGATATAAAAGATTCGCATACGTACCAAGACTGTCAAGCAGTATGTGCTGGTGTTTATGTAGAGCCTTGTTAAGCTGGGGAGTCGCGAGATGGAGGAGGCTAGGCTTGGCCCGATTGTACCATCAAACCCTCACCTGGTCGTCAGTGAGAGCACGCTGACATTGGGCAGCTGCGGGACGTAGGGCATCAAGTCCTCACATGAACCATACAATTTTAATTTGCCAATTACTTACGCCGATTAACTGCCGAATATAGGTAGTGTCGTATATAGTACCATTAATGTTAGTCAAAGCGAAAGAATTTATCAAGGAGAGTTACTAATTTTCAATTGAGTGAAAATAAAGATATATATCACTTGACAACAGCAACCGTTAGATGCAGATCTAATTactgaaaaaaataatttataaataaataatatatatttttttttaatagagaCGTATACAATTTTATAGTGTATAATAGATAAAAATCTCTGATTgaatatagataaaaaatagatatatgATCAGACGATCGGATGTTGTACACGACGAAGTACCTGATCCGGACCTAGCCAGTTGAGGAGAGACATCTCGTCCGGCATCTCCGGGTCCAGACTGAGATGTTCGGCGACGGAGCAAGCCTGCAGGAGATGCACGGTGTAAAGGAAGTCGAACTGGTCGCGCCGCCCGAGCGCTGGGAGCTTGAGGCCGGAGAGCCGGCGAACGTTCGCCATGTCGGTGAGGAAGCTGAGCCGCTTCGGGTAGCTGCGGTACCAGAGGACGGCCTCCATCCTCGGCGCTGAGAATACCATCTCGGTCTCGCCATTGTCGTCGTCACCCTCACGGCCGCTCGGTAAGGGAAACCGGAAGCAGGAGCGTACGCTCAGCGACCGGAGGTTGGCGGCCACCACGTCCACCCTCTCCAGGTCGTCGAGGTTGTTCAGGTCGAGCACCTCGAGGGCGTCCGAGTGGAGGACCAGCCGGCGCATGGCGTCCCCTCTCACGCAGCAAAGGCGCAGCCTCCTCAGCCGCGGGCAGCACGACGACAGGAACTCGTGGAAGGGCAGCGTGCCGGCGGGCAGCAACACCATGGCGAGGCTCAGCTCTGCCAGCCTGCGGAAAACAGCAGCCGGATCTGGCAACTCAAGGTGGACAAAGTGGGTCGGCCTCAGGGCCAGGGCCTCCGCTCGCGTGCAGCGAGGGAGCTCCAGTCGGATCCCCCGCGGCACCCTGATGCGCACCGACGCGACCGTGCGCTCCATGGCCTGGCGGTACCACGCGTTGGCCTCGGCGACGTAGACGTGACTGTCGAACTCGACGGAGATGGTGGGGATGCCGCGCGAGCGCCCCCCTGCCGATCATCGCCGCTGCCACTCCGCGAGACAAGTTTTAGGGTGCCGTCCGCCTCGCGCTTCCTCATGGCCGGCGTGCGTGCGTATACTTGGCTTAATTTTGCAGGGATCATGCCGACTATACTAGCAATGTACTAATTTCACGGAATAAATCTGAAACCTTAACGAATTTGGAAAAAGGCCGTTGCTTTAATTTGCGCAGAAACAAAAAACCGCCGCCGGTACGTATCCAAATCCACTTCCTTACTATTTAATCGGAGGTAACGCGAGAGCTAGAAACCGAGTCGATCGGAGATGGCGAGAGGCACAAGGccgacgaagaagaagaaaaaggagaagaccACGGCGACAACGGCCACGAAGAAGATCGCCATTGGTTCTGGTCGTAAGCTATCATTGCTTCTCTCTTAGCTTCTACAAAGCTAAACAAAGCTGCCAAGAAGGATTCTGGTGAGCCTCAAAGTTCGTTCGTGCTTGATCAATTTTCTTGGACGAATCACTTGATGATTGCATTACTCTCTAACACCTACGCGTGcacatctatctatctatctatctataaaAAGATAACTCCAAAATCCTCCGCCGTGCGCGCAGGGAGCGGGAACTGGCCGCCGGTCGCCCAGAAGGCCGAGCAGCGGGATACAGTTGATGAGGCGGCGCCGATCGAGGACCATGGCaaaagtatatatgtatacaataATACAAGTACGTGCGTGCGTAAATAAACCCTCAAgtcgtttttttttccaatctgTAGTTACTATATATTCGTACCTTTTGTGTCGTTAAATCATTGGCCTTTTCCTATGCACTTGTTGATTAGGCATTCATTAAGGAGAAGAATAGGTTGCAACCCCCAAATTCTTGTGAATTCCTATTGAAATTTCGGTAACTGAGATGTTTGCAAGATCTCTGTCACCCTGTGAGGGCTATATCTAGGAATTTGAGGCTCCGGTGCGAAATGCAAAATAGGATCTTAAAATGAAAAATGGTGGGCGCGGTAGCGACGGTCTTCATCTCGTTCTCAGAACCCTTAAGAGCACGTGCATCCGTTACCCTCTCTATTAGGTGCTAAGGATAGTTATCTAGCTTCATATCTTTCTTAGCTACTTGTGTTGTATCCCTTAGCACTCATTCATGGTAGCTAAGgcattattaattttttaaattctaatttatatataatgataatatatatttccATGATActacaaaatagagaagaaaTATTAATCTGGTTTTACATGAAGAGAATAACTTGGAATGTGACTAAAATACAACTTAAGTAGAAATAAAATTATTCAATAGGCTCACGTGGATACTTCTACCATATATGCTCTATTAAATCCCTCTTCAATTGATGATGTACTGATCGATCGTGGATTGCAGCGTTTGCTTCAAGCATCTTGGTGAATCCTTGAATTGGCCTATGATTCAAACCTGAGATTTCCTCCATATTCTCTTGatcataattaaataatttatcaaagTCCATATCCTCATAGATGCTATATGCATCTCTCTCATCCTCAACTATCATATTATGTAATATGATGCAAGCATACATGATATCTGATAGACATGCTGTGTACCAAAAACGAGCTGGGCATCGCAAAATAGCAAAACGAGATTGTAGTACTCCAAATGTCCGCTCGACATCTTTTCTTGCTCATTCTTGCttctttgcaaacaacctgtgCTTTATCAATGTGAGGTAGGGAGACAGTTTGATGAAAGTAGCCCACTCGGGGTATATTCCATCTGCTAGATAGTATCTCATATCATATTCCGTCCCATTGACAGTAAAGTTAACAGGAGGAGCTATTCCTTGCGACACCTCAGTGAATAGCGGTGATTGGTTTAACACATTTATATCATTGTTAGAACCAGCAACACTGAAATAAGCATGCCATATCCAAAGGTCCCGTGAGGCAACTACTTCAAGCATGACAGTGGGGCAACCTATGTCACCACGAGTGTATTGGCTTTGCCATGCAACCGGACAATTTTTCCACTCCCAGTGCATACAATCAATACTTCCCAATATACCAGGAAATCCACGTGCCTCATTTATTTGCACTAGTCTTTGAATATCTTCAGGAGTTGGCTTTCTAAGATATCATGCGCCAAAGTTCTCCTTCACACCCCGAACAAATAGGACCAAGCACTTTATTGCAGTGCTACAACCAACCCACAAGCTCTCATAAATATAATCTACCGAAGCTGCATATGCCAACATTCGCATTGCCACTGTACACTTCTGCCAAGGTGACAGGCTTTGCCTATTTGTTGCATCTCTTGATTGGCGAAAATATGGGCTCCAACTACTGAGTGTGTGCACAATACGCTGAAATACAGGCCTCCTCATACGGAACCTTCGACGGAACTGCTCATTAGTATACACTGGATTGTCACAGAAGTAATCGGACATGAGACGCTCATGGGCTTGTTCCCTACTTCTCTCGATATATCTTCGATGTCTACGACTTTGCTGATGTGTGGATCCTTCAGCCAGTTGATGAAGAATTTTAGCCTCGACTTCATCTGAAATCTTCTCTTCAACTGGATCAACTATTTCTTCCAGAACGAGATCGTGAAGGTTGATGCTAGACAATGGGTTGATGTTAGGAGTTGTACCTTTTGAATCATCTGAACGAACGGGCTTGTGAATCTCGGGACATCGAGAAAACAATTCACTTGGACACTAGATTATGAGAATAGAAAATTAGCTAGAGCTAGGAGATGAGTTTGGCAGGTGTGTTTGCAAAAAATATTtgcgccgacgcctctgtttgGCAGAGATATTTACAGGGGAGATATGTGAGTTGTTACAACAACTATAACAGAGATATTTACGGAGGAGAGATGTGAGTTGTTACAACAACTAGATAAGTTGGACTCTTATTTCTATCGTAGCATTGTTTTTATCATTGAGATGGGACTTTGCAAAAGAAAATGGCAGATGTATATATCCATGTCCATGCTGCACATGGAAACCAGCCGAGCTGGATAGCACCACATAGCTAGTTCCAACAACCCAAGTCCCAAAATCAGCACACCCGTGACCCCTCTCTTCCCAAGTCCCAAGATCAGCACACATgtgacctctctctctctctctctctctctctctctacttccAAAGAAATCCTTGTTCCaactctctctatctctctttgCTTCCAAAGAAATCCTTGTTCCAACACATGTAGGCTTGCGGCATGGGGGAGGCGTGATCTCTCGATGAGGGGAGATCGATGCTGCTCGTGAGGTGAGGGGAGCTTGATGCTGCTCGTGAGGGGAGCCATCTTGCTCTGCAATGTctcccaattttttttattattgcaACTCGGTTGTAATTGTGGGtactaatttatttatttgttcatatttttttcatctcttgGTTTAAATTAGTTTTCTTGTTGAATCTTAAAACTCATACAAAGAAGAGTCATCTTGCTCTGCAATGCCTCTCAATTTTTTCGATTTGTTGCAACTCGGTTGTAATTGTGGGTACTAATTTGTTTATTTGttcattaatttttttcatgtcttggtTTAAATTGGTTTCCTGTTGAATCTTAGGACTCATCCAAAGAAATTTCAGAACTCCCACAAGAAAGaaccaaaaataaatacatgtaGTCTGAAGAAAAGGGATTACAACTTAgtttattgaaaaataataaaGCTAAATAAGAAGCAAAAGTAGTACTAGGAGAGTGAATGCTAATGGGGAAATTTATTTAATCTGAAAACTAATTAAACCGTATGGCCTAAGATACTTGTCTTAGGAAAATAGTTTCTTATCCAAATGAGCAACAAGCTTATGGTGTTGATCCATTTGTTCGTCATTGAAATCTAAAGTATCTTGAACCATCAACTTCGTATACTTGTCCATTAAATCTGCTTCAACCTTCTCTTGAGATGCATCTGCAATTTTCTCCAGTGCAGCTGATTTACGTGATTGAGCTTCACAGTATTGTTGCATCATGTCACCGGGAATGTTCCTGAAAGAACTCTGCCGTTTGGCTTTCCCCTTCCGTTTCGCTGTCTTGTTTCCTTCAGGCCTAGTGTCTCCATTTACATCCTGCTGATCCGTGTCTTGCATGGAAGGAGAGCTTTCAGGCCCCTTTGATCCAGATGCATTAGGTTT
This region includes:
- the LOC133892231 gene encoding uncharacterized protein LOC133892231, with the translated sequence MERTVASVRIRVPRGIRLELPRCTRAEALALRPTHFVHLELPDPAAVFRRLAELSLAMVLLPAGTLPFHEFLSSCCPRLRRLRLCCVRGDAMRRLVLHSDALEVLDLNNLDDLERVDVVAANLRSLSVRSCFRFPLPSGREGDDDNGETEMVFSAPRMEAVLWYRSYPKRLSFLTDMANVRRLSGLKLPALGRRDQFDFLYTVHLLQACSVAEHLSLDPEMPDEMSLLNWLGPDQVNNDLVSRLSTIEQKRTTTPKKQEAQRMLTLEGAPAKDGVDASRRPDRRLSQHPLSSSDSSESESPYHSLSLFRESGRADVRKVAPTTIPPKRY